From the Glandiceps talaboti chromosome 12, keGlaTala1.1, whole genome shotgun sequence genome, one window contains:
- the LOC144443380 gene encoding large ribosomal subunit protein mL54-like, which yields MATVLKFSHMFRSLSHIYRKPTVLATTTVARYAKKPGMKGKAPMIKKEVGPMVIGDPDVLVARCVGANIYKEGPDPELKADTEYPDWLWTLNTGPPESYKELSPDTRHYWSRLRKLQIWRKNALKKIKPF from the exons ATGGCTACTGTGCTGAAGTTTAGCCACATGTTCCGCAGTTTATCGCATATATATCGCAAACCTACGGTCcttgcaacaacaacagtagcTCGATATGCTAAGAAGCCAG GTATGAAAGGCAAAGCCCCGATGATCAAAAAAGAAGTCGGTCCCATGGTAATTGGTGACCCTGATGTCCTGGTGGCTCGTTGTGTTGGTGCTAATATTTACAAAGAAGGGCCAGACCCCGAATTAAAAGCAGATACAGAATATCCGGATTGGTTGTGGACTTTGAATACAGGACCGCCGGAATCCTATAAGGAGCTTTCACCTGACACGAGACATTACTGGAGTCGCTTGCGAAAACTTCAGATATGGAGGAAAAATGCTCTCAAAAAAATCAAACCCTTTTAG